A region from the Aquimarina sp. ERC-38 genome encodes:
- a CDS encoding ATP-binding protein, producing the protein MINKRLLIKHLLAHNDENSFYDKKRRLNIGEKEGKAKFLKHVCALANSNPKNNSFIVIGVEDADNSVIGTDFFDDSKIQNLINAYLENPPKVTYENISFPHLPNDKVVGLVTIRAQEEKLCALRRNIWKYYGGSVFFRDGSMSMPKVFKSDIKDTNSSIVNALEKHAQNNIKLTLDGVFDFMQTRKDYQPTYKVFNEYFVVCWAGKKKQTKEKVYYSRVDIALINEQVTLFYSQLDEVSIEIAEDAFVIVEYVRLGFNGSAQYYPLEEVTIRFKNNVSYDIENKLLFQPPAFDKKALYHLYNSNNTLLEKLHKKQQLNPIEKQDVLNLPASYVLFYINGFEGALDKLEDAKAVLKSYPNEKVYISYKESLRILRKLRYN; encoded by the coding sequence ATGATTAATAAACGCCTACTTATCAAACATTTGCTAGCTCATAATGATGAGAATAGCTTTTACGATAAAAAACGCAGGTTAAATATTGGGGAAAAGGAAGGGAAAGCCAAGTTCCTAAAGCACGTATGTGCGCTTGCCAATTCAAATCCTAAAAATAATTCGTTTATCGTTATTGGTGTTGAAGATGCTGATAATAGTGTAATCGGAACTGATTTTTTTGATGATAGTAAAATCCAAAATCTAATCAACGCTTACCTGGAAAATCCACCTAAGGTAACTTATGAGAATATCTCATTTCCTCATCTACCTAATGATAAGGTAGTTGGTTTAGTAACCATCCGGGCGCAGGAAGAAAAATTATGTGCTTTACGTCGCAACATCTGGAAGTATTATGGAGGCAGTGTGTTTTTCAGGGATGGTAGTATGAGTATGCCTAAAGTATTTAAAAGTGATATAAAGGATACTAATTCAAGCATTGTAAACGCCTTAGAAAAGCATGCCCAAAATAATATTAAACTTACGCTGGACGGGGTATTTGATTTTATGCAAACGCGAAAGGACTACCAACCCACTTATAAAGTATTTAACGAGTATTTTGTAGTTTGTTGGGCAGGAAAGAAAAAACAAACGAAAGAAAAAGTTTATTATTCCCGGGTAGATATTGCCTTAATTAACGAACAGGTAACCTTATTTTATTCTCAATTAGACGAAGTAAGTATTGAAATTGCCGAAGATGCTTTTGTAATTGTGGAATACGTACGCTTAGGTTTTAACGGAAGCGCACAGTATTATCCGCTAGAAGAGGTGACCATTCGTTTTAAAAACAATGTAAGCTATGATATCGAAAACAAATTGTTGTTTCAGCCCCCGGCTTTTGATAAAAAAGCGCTGTATCATTTGTACAATTCAAACAATACTTTATTAGAAAAATTACATAAAAAACAACAACTAAACCCTATCGAAAAACAGGATGTACTTAACCTCCCTGCCTCTTATGTTTTATTTTACATTAATGGTTTTGAAGGCGCCCTTGATAAACTGGAAGATGCCAAAGCGGTATTAAAAAGCTATCCGAACGAAAAAGTATATATTTCTTATAAAGAAAGCCTGAGAATATTACGGAAGTTGCGGTATAATTGA
- a CDS encoding lipocalin family protein: MKSKISLLLFISVLFMSCGDNDDDGNDSNAMIAGTYQLVSMTSSGFALIDFNGDGSTSENLVEELPCYEDTQLVLKNDLTFEFTVSDIESFLNNGDFTCFINSASGSYSLDGDRLTITDGDEEEGVLTFEFREGVLTQTLTDSDIYLDLDSDEDILLRYELQ, encoded by the coding sequence ATGAAAAGTAAGATTTCTCTCCTTTTATTTATTTCTGTACTATTTATGTCTTGTGGAGACAATGATGATGATGGTAATGATAGTAATGCTATGATCGCCGGAACGTATCAACTGGTTTCTATGACTTCTTCGGGGTTCGCCTTAATTGATTTTAATGGGGATGGTAGTACGTCAGAAAACCTGGTTGAAGAATTACCATGTTATGAGGATACTCAACTTGTTTTAAAAAATGATTTGACTTTTGAATTTACCGTAAGTGATATTGAATCTTTTTTAAACAATGGAGATTTTACGTGTTTTATTAATTCGGCATCAGGCTCGTACTCTCTAGATGGTGACAGATTAACTATCACAGATGGTGATGAAGAGGAAGGAGTATTAACTTTTGAATTTAGAGAAGGGGTGCTTACACAAACCTTAACGGATTCCGATATTTACCTGGACTTAGATTCGGATGAAGACATTTTGTTAAGATATGAGCTGCAGTAG
- a CDS encoding SDR family NAD(P)-dependent oxidoreductase has protein sequence MSTIKTALITGATSGIGRATAIAFAEQNINLIICGRRKERLLELQYQLQEKVEVHTLSFDVRDKKAVFSEIGSLPGKYRQIDILVNNAGNAHGLDSLQEGSIEDWDAMMDINVKGLLYVSKAVTPGMIARKSGFVINVGSTAAKEVYPKGNVYCASKHAVDAITQGMRIDFNPYGIRVGAIHPGLVETEFSNVRFKGDKDRADQTYKGFEPLHSEDIADAIVFMITRPPHVTIGDMVIVPTAQATTTIVHKELYY, from the coding sequence ATGAGTACTATTAAGACTGCATTAATTACAGGAGCAACCAGCGGTATTGGCAGGGCTACCGCAATTGCTTTTGCAGAGCAAAATATAAATTTAATTATTTGTGGAAGGCGTAAAGAACGTTTACTAGAACTACAATATCAATTACAAGAAAAGGTTGAAGTACATACGTTATCTTTTGATGTTAGGGATAAAAAAGCCGTTTTTTCAGAAATTGGGAGTTTACCAGGAAAATATCGACAAATTGATATTCTTGTTAATAATGCCGGAAATGCTCATGGCCTTGATTCTTTACAAGAAGGAAGTATAGAAGATTGGGATGCTATGATGGATATTAATGTAAAAGGTTTATTGTATGTTTCTAAAGCCGTCACTCCCGGGATGATTGCCAGAAAATCCGGATTTGTGATTAATGTAGGTTCTACTGCGGCCAAAGAAGTGTATCCTAAAGGAAACGTATATTGCGCCAGTAAACACGCGGTTGATGCTATCACTCAGGGAATGCGAATTGATTTCAATCCGTATGGTATCCGGGTAGGTGCCATTCATCCGGGACTGGTCGAAACCGAGTTTAGTAATGTCCGGTTTAAAGGAGATAAGGATCGTGCGGATCAAACTTACAAAGGATTTGAACCCTTACATTCTGAAGATATCGCAGACGCCATTGTTTTTATGATTACCCGCCCCCCTCATGTAACTATTGGAGATATGGTTATAGTACCTACGGCACAGGCAACCACTACTATCGTTCATAAAGAGTTGTATTATTAG
- a CDS encoding AAA family ATPase, which produces MEEHSTVDIASINQKIQQESAFIDLLTLEINKVIVGQKHMVERLLIGLLGKGHILLEGVPGLAKTLAINTLSKAVHGSFSRIQFTPDLLPADVVGTLIFNMKENDFSIKKGPIFANFVLADEINRAPAKVQSALLEAMQEKQVTIGDETFILDKPFLVMATQNPVEQEGTYPLPEAQVDRFMLKTVIDYPKLEDEQLIVRANLKGSFEKVNPVVSVEQILRAQEAIKEVYMDEKIEKYILDIIFATRYPEKYNLADIKPLISFGASPRGSINLATAAKCFAFIKRRGYVIPEDVRAVVHDVLRHRIGITYEAEAENVTSVDIINKIVNEIEVP; this is translated from the coding sequence ATGGAAGAACATAGCACGGTTGATATAGCATCAATTAACCAAAAGATTCAACAGGAATCGGCTTTTATTGATTTACTAACCTTAGAAATTAATAAGGTGATTGTAGGTCAAAAACATATGGTAGAAAGACTTCTCATCGGCTTGTTAGGGAAAGGTCATATTTTATTAGAAGGTGTTCCGGGATTAGCAAAAACCCTGGCTATTAATACACTTTCTAAGGCAGTACATGGTAGTTTTAGCCGTATCCAATTTACACCTGATTTATTACCGGCAGATGTGGTAGGTACCTTAATTTTTAATATGAAAGAAAATGATTTTTCTATTAAAAAAGGGCCGATTTTTGCCAATTTTGTACTTGCGGATGAAATCAACCGGGCACCAGCCAAAGTACAAAGTGCGCTGTTAGAAGCTATGCAGGAAAAACAAGTAACTATCGGCGATGAAACTTTTATTTTAGATAAGCCATTTTTAGTAATGGCAACGCAAAACCCGGTAGAGCAGGAAGGAACTTATCCCTTGCCAGAAGCGCAGGTAGATCGATTTATGCTAAAAACCGTAATTGATTACCCAAAACTAGAAGATGAACAATTGATCGTCCGTGCTAATTTAAAAGGTTCTTTTGAAAAAGTAAATCCGGTAGTCTCCGTAGAACAAATCCTTAGGGCGCAGGAAGCAATTAAGGAAGTCTACATGGATGAAAAAATTGAAAAATATATCCTTGACATTATATTTGCAACCCGTTATCCGGAAAAATACAACCTGGCAGATATCAAACCGCTAATCAGTTTTGGAGCTTCTCCCCGGGGAAGTATCAACTTAGCAACTGCGGCTAAATGTTTTGCTTTTATTAAAAGGAGAGGCTACGTAATCCCCGAAGATGTACGAGCTGTAGTACACGATGTATTGCGTCACAGAATCGGAATTACCTACGAAGCCGAAGCTGAAAATGTAACCTCTGTAGATATTATAAATAAAATTGTAAACGAAATTGAAGTACCATAG
- a CDS encoding DUF58 domain-containing protein — MDTKELLKKVRKIEIKTRRLSDHVFGGEYHSTFKGRGMTFSEVRQYQFGDDVRNIDWNVTARYNEPYIKVFEEERELTMMLMVDVSGSQFFGTQQQFKKDIITEIAATLAFSATQNNDKIGLLLFTDQIELFIPPKKGRSHVLRIIRELLEFDPISKETNITEALKFLSGVMKKKTIVFILSDFIADDYDHTLKIVGKKHDVTGIRVYDKREENIPNLGMVQMEDEETGELLLVNTSSKTTRKQYAGYYKKKVSYFKDSFNRSGSGSLSSRVDQSYVKKLLGYFKQRG, encoded by the coding sequence ATGGATACCAAAGAGTTACTAAAAAAAGTTCGGAAAATTGAAATTAAAACGCGTCGGCTAAGCGACCATGTGTTTGGGGGAGAATACCATTCTACCTTTAAAGGTAGAGGGATGACTTTTAGTGAAGTACGTCAGTATCAATTTGGAGATGATGTTCGTAATATTGACTGGAATGTAACGGCACGATATAATGAACCTTATATTAAAGTTTTTGAAGAAGAACGGGAATTGACCATGATGCTTATGGTAGATGTTTCCGGGTCGCAGTTCTTTGGGACACAGCAACAGTTTAAGAAAGATATTATTACTGAAATTGCGGCAACCCTGGCTTTTTCGGCAACTCAAAACAATGATAAAATTGGGCTACTTTTATTTACCGATCAAATTGAACTTTTTATTCCGCCTAAAAAAGGAAGGTCCCACGTACTACGTATTATTCGTGAATTGTTAGAATTTGATCCAATAAGTAAAGAAACAAATATTACCGAAGCCTTAAAATTTCTTTCGGGTGTAATGAAAAAGAAAACCATTGTATTCATCCTATCGGATTTTATTGCAGATGATTACGACCATACCCTTAAAATTGTTGGGAAGAAACATGATGTTACTGGGATTAGGGTGTACGACAAGAGAGAAGAAAACATTCCGAATTTAGGAATGGTACAAATGGAAGATGAAGAAACCGGCGAGTTACTGCTGGTAAATACCAGTTCAAAAACCACCAGGAAACAATATGCTGGCTATTATAAAAAGAAAGTGAGTTATTTTAAGGACAGCTTTAACCGAAGCGGATCAGGTTCGCTAAGTAGTCGGGTAGATCAGAGTTATGTAAAAAAATTACTAGGATATTTTAAACAACGTGGATAA
- a CDS encoding DUF4381 domain-containing protein, which translates to MFQVSKAQVKAGVDSTSVKIGAAISYQIEATTDPGTIVVFPEGQTFSPLEVIESLAIDTLDKTNKLKLLKEYKITQFDSGQYTIPRQKVLIGDQTLFTDSIAVEINDVVVDTTKQKMFEIKPLEEVEVSFFNWKKYLWWILVPLVLISLVVLFLFGKKKIDERKAKKIPPYEKAMLSLRELDESHLIEQESFKEYYSRLSDTARKYIDEEIYDHAMESTTDELILKLDEETKSGTLNLDTHTIEELKMVLKTADMAKFANIKPDIQTAKTDRTVIEKVINETKEAIPEPTEEELLADEEYRLEKERKAKIKRIIIGSVAAFLVITITLGSFIAIKGYDFVKDNLLGHPTKELLEGDWISSTYGFPPVTVSTPKVLLRNNFQLTEEQKQILKGNETFIYGSLIGNFYIAVTTMQYNQQRKVDFEKVPELAVKALEQQGAKNITFKSDEYETLGGAKGVKIYGEYEAVNPITKTEQRNEYSMLIFAEQGGFQQIMISYDVNDQYAKKINERVINSVELKNVE; encoded by the coding sequence GTGTTTCAAGTCAGCAAGGCGCAGGTAAAAGCGGGAGTGGATTCCACTTCGGTAAAAATAGGAGCTGCCATTAGTTACCAGATAGAAGCTACTACAGATCCCGGTACCATCGTGGTTTTTCCTGAAGGACAAACCTTTTCCCCTTTAGAAGTAATAGAATCTTTAGCGATTGATACGCTGGATAAAACCAATAAGCTAAAACTTTTAAAGGAATATAAAATCACCCAATTTGATTCCGGGCAATATACCATTCCCCGGCAAAAAGTACTTATTGGAGACCAAACTTTGTTTACAGACTCTATTGCTGTAGAAATAAATGATGTAGTGGTAGATACTACTAAGCAAAAAATGTTTGAAATTAAACCTTTGGAGGAGGTGGAGGTTTCATTTTTTAATTGGAAAAAATATCTATGGTGGATTCTGGTTCCTTTAGTATTAATAAGTCTGGTTGTATTATTTCTCTTCGGAAAGAAAAAAATTGACGAACGGAAGGCAAAGAAAATCCCGCCTTACGAGAAAGCAATGTTATCCCTGCGAGAGTTGGATGAATCTCATCTAATCGAACAGGAATCTTTTAAAGAATACTATTCCCGGTTAAGTGATACTGCCCGTAAATATATTGACGAAGAAATTTATGATCATGCCATGGAAAGTACTACGGATGAATTAATCTTAAAACTAGATGAAGAAACCAAATCCGGTACTTTAAACCTGGATACGCATACCATTGAAGAATTAAAAATGGTTTTAAAAACCGCCGATATGGCAAAATTTGCAAATATCAAGCCGGATATACAAACTGCTAAGACCGATCGAACGGTTATCGAAAAAGTAATTAATGAAACCAAGGAAGCAATTCCCGAACCCACCGAAGAGGAGTTACTAGCAGATGAAGAGTATCGACTCGAAAAAGAAAGAAAAGCGAAGATCAAAAGAATCATTATCGGTTCAGTTGCAGCTTTTTTAGTGATTACCATTACTTTAGGAAGTTTTATTGCTATCAAAGGATATGATTTTGTAAAAGATAACTTGTTAGGGCATCCTACTAAAGAATTATTGGAAGGAGACTGGATTAGTAGTACCTACGGATTCCCTCCGGTGACAGTTTCTACCCCCAAAGTGTTATTACGAAACAATTTTCAACTTACCGAAGAACAAAAACAGATCCTAAAGGGGAACGAAACTTTTATTTACGGGAGCCTAATTGGTAATTTTTATATTGCCGTAACTACCATGCAGTATAATCAACAAAGAAAAGTAGATTTTGAAAAAGTTCCGGAGCTTGCGGTAAAAGCCTTAGAACAGCAAGGGGCAAAAAATATTACGTTTAAATCCGACGAATATGAAACATTAGGTGGTGCTAAAGGGGTTAAAATTTACGGAGAATACGAAGCAGTCAATCCTATTACTAAAACAGAACAAAGAAATGAATACTCTATGTTGATTTTTGCTGAACAGGGAGGGTTTCAACAGATCATGATTTCTTATGATGTCAATGATCAGTATGCTAAAAAGATTAATGAACGGGTTATCAATTCCGTAGAACTTAAAAATGTTGAGTAA
- a CDS encoding vWA domain-containing protein, with product MFNNITFENPELFWLLLLIPVAIAWYFWQKNRLNATLRISTIKGFKLGNSWLAKLKPLLFALRLFALALVITAMARPRTVDVSTKTKTTRGIDIVMAIDVSASMLARDLRPNRLEALKDVAAEFVKGRPNDRIGLVVYAGESFTKTPITSDKAIVLSALNDIAYNNVLENGTAIGMGLATSVNRLKDSKAKSKVIILLTDGSNNAGFIDPKIASELAVEYGIKTYTIGIGTNGTALSPVAIRPDGSFQFGNVPVEIDEELLKEIAKVTKGKYFRATNNKKLETIYEEIDKLEKTDVEEFKFYNYEEKFRPLVLLAGLLLLIEILLRNTVFRSFI from the coding sequence ATGTTTAACAATATCACGTTCGAAAATCCTGAATTATTCTGGTTACTGCTCCTAATCCCGGTAGCTATAGCCTGGTATTTTTGGCAAAAGAACCGGTTAAATGCTACGTTAAGAATTTCAACCATTAAAGGTTTTAAATTAGGGAATAGTTGGCTGGCAAAGTTAAAGCCGCTGCTTTTTGCCTTACGATTATTTGCCCTGGCTTTAGTCATTACTGCCATGGCTCGACCGCGAACGGTAGATGTATCTACCAAGACCAAAACTACCCGTGGGATTGATATTGTAATGGCTATTGACGTTTCGGCAAGTATGCTTGCAAGGGATTTACGCCCTAACCGCCTGGAAGCTTTAAAAGATGTAGCGGCAGAATTTGTGAAGGGTCGACCTAATGACCGGATTGGCTTAGTCGTATATGCCGGGGAGAGTTTTACAAAAACCCCAATTACCAGTGATAAAGCTATTGTGCTAAGTGCTTTGAATGATATTGCCTATAATAACGTATTAGAAAATGGTACGGCCATCGGGATGGGATTGGCAACTTCGGTAAACCGGTTAAAAGACAGTAAAGCAAAGAGTAAAGTAATTATTTTACTCACTGATGGTTCTAATAATGCCGGCTTTATTGATCCTAAAATAGCTTCTGAACTTGCCGTAGAATATGGTATCAAAACCTATACGATTGGTATAGGAACCAACGGAACTGCTTTGTCCCCGGTAGCTATCCGACCGGATGGGTCTTTTCAATTTGGCAATGTACCGGTTGAAATAGACGAAGAATTATTAAAAGAAATCGCAAAAGTGACCAAAGGAAAGTATTTCCGGGCAACCAATAATAAAAAGCTGGAAACGATTTACGAAGAAATTGATAAACTAGAAAAGACGGATGTAGAAGAATTCAAATTTTATAATTACGAAGAAAAATTCCGTCCTTTAGTGCTATTAGCCGGATTGTTATTACTAATAGAAATACTTTTACGTAATACGGTATTTCGGAGTTTTATTTAA
- a CDS encoding VWA domain-containing protein — MYLLEEKIYFWLLLVIPVLVVLYSGVVFWKKRAQRKFADKSLLSRLTPNKSVFKPTLKFIVICLALAFLTMGLVNPKIGTKLETVKREGVDVVFAIDVSKSMLAEDIAPNRIEKAKQLVTQIINGLASDRVGIIAYAASAFPQLPITTDYGSAKMFLQSMNTDMLSSQGTAINEAIELATTFFDDEEQTNRVLFIISDGEDHEGNVEDLAEEAAEQGIKIYTIGVGSAKGGPIPIKRNGIVQSYKKDSQGETVITRLNPTILQQIAEKANGTYLDGKNTKAVTDTVSEILQGMDKTEFEAKQVADFKDQFQWFLAAGLLLLFLDIFLLERKTSWVKKLNLFNEQEQK, encoded by the coding sequence ATGTATTTACTAGAAGAAAAAATATATTTTTGGTTGCTTTTGGTGATACCGGTGCTGGTAGTACTGTACTCCGGGGTTGTATTTTGGAAAAAACGGGCGCAACGGAAATTTGCCGATAAAAGCCTCTTATCAAGATTAACGCCGAATAAATCCGTATTTAAACCTACCTTAAAATTTATCGTTATTTGCTTGGCATTGGCTTTTCTTACGATGGGTCTGGTGAACCCAAAGATTGGAACCAAATTAGAAACCGTCAAGAGAGAAGGAGTTGATGTGGTTTTTGCTATCGATGTATCAAAAAGTATGTTGGCCGAAGATATTGCGCCAAATCGGATAGAAAAGGCAAAACAACTGGTCACTCAAATTATCAATGGTCTGGCAAGTGACCGAGTGGGGATTATTGCCTATGCTGCCAGTGCTTTCCCGCAGTTACCTATAACCACGGATTACGGATCGGCAAAGATGTTCTTGCAATCTATGAACACCGATATGCTTTCCTCTCAGGGGACAGCAATCAACGAAGCCATCGAACTGGCGACTACTTTTTTTGATGATGAGGAGCAAACCAATCGGGTACTTTTTATTATTAGCGATGGAGAAGATCATGAAGGTAACGTAGAAGATTTAGCCGAAGAAGCAGCGGAGCAGGGAATTAAAATATATACTATCGGAGTTGGTTCAGCTAAAGGTGGTCCGATACCCATTAAAAGAAACGGAATTGTTCAAAGCTACAAAAAGGACAGCCAGGGTGAAACCGTGATTACTAGATTAAACCCGACAATTTTACAGCAAATTGCAGAAAAGGCAAATGGCACATACCTTGATGGTAAGAATACAAAAGCTGTAACAGATACAGTCAGCGAAATTCTGCAAGGGATGGATAAAACAGAATTTGAAGCAAAGCAGGTAGCTGATTTTAAAGATCAGTTCCAATGGTTTTTGGCAGCTGGGTTATTGTTACTATTTTTAGATATATTTTTACTGGAACGTAAAACGTCATGGGTAAAAAAGCTGAATTTATTTAATGAACAAGAGCAGAAATAA
- a CDS encoding tetratricopeptide repeat protein — MKQVFILILLLLGGSLLRSQEKDTAEIIEKAKQFIATGNDQLVLNGNFPQAEADYRKAIHTNPESTRAKYNLANAYYNSEKFTEATQRFNEAIKIAKSKDEKHRAFHNLGNSFMEQKKYKEAVEAYKNALRNNSTDEETRYNLALAKKMLEQQEQENEQNKDNKDDQENKDQKDQNEENKEDDSKEGDNKEDQKDQGKDGDQGDKKEDKGDEGKSDEEKEGEDQKGEDGQPKEEEEGKEGEQNKDQQGKEEGEQKQPAKPVPGQLSPQQVKNLLEAMNNQEKKVQGKINAEKVKGAKIRTEKDW; from the coding sequence ATGAAGCAGGTTTTTATTTTAATATTATTACTATTGGGAGGTTCTTTATTAAGGTCACAAGAAAAAGATACGGCCGAAATAATAGAAAAGGCAAAGCAGTTTATTGCTACCGGAAATGATCAATTGGTGTTAAATGGTAATTTTCCGCAGGCAGAAGCAGATTACAGAAAAGCCATACATACAAATCCTGAAAGTACCAGGGCAAAATACAATTTGGCAAACGCATACTATAACAGCGAAAAATTTACGGAAGCTACCCAACGTTTTAATGAGGCTATAAAGATTGCTAAAAGTAAAGATGAAAAACACCGGGCGTTCCATAATTTAGGAAATTCCTTTATGGAACAAAAAAAGTATAAAGAAGCTGTAGAAGCTTATAAAAATGCTTTGCGAAACAATTCAACAGATGAAGAAACTCGTTATAATTTGGCTTTAGCAAAAAAAATGCTGGAACAACAGGAGCAGGAAAACGAGCAGAATAAGGATAACAAAGACGATCAGGAAAACAAGGATCAAAAAGATCAAAACGAAGAAAATAAGGAAGACGATAGTAAAGAAGGAGATAATAAAGAGGATCAAAAAGACCAGGGGAAAGACGGTGATCAGGGAGATAAAAAAGAGGATAAAGGAGATGAAGGGAAGTCTGACGAAGAAAAAGAAGGAGAAGATCAAAAAGGAGAAGATGGTCAACCTAAAGAGGAAGAAGAAGGAAAAGAAGGAGAGCAAAATAAAGATCAGCAAGGGAAAGAAGAAGGAGAGCAAAAACAACCTGCTAAACCTGTACCGGGACAATTATCTCCTCAACAAGTAAAGAACTTGCTGGAAGCAATGAATAATCAGGAGAAAAAGGTACAGGGCAAGATCAATGCTGAAAAAGTAAAAGGAGCTAAAATTAGAACAGAAAAAGATTGGTAA
- a CDS encoding BatD family protein: protein MNLSNVINIDMYSKTKKILLTLVGIFLCVLSTLAQVTFEANVSKKKLGVNERLRVDFEMNKDGDNFSPPRFLGFEVVGGPNQSISNSWINGKRSYKKTFSYFLTPTRKGRFTIGQATINIDGTTYKTIPVPITVTSAVSEPKDGNNSEYIASENLHLVAEVSKSNPYLNEAITVVYKLYVHPRIRISNLRELDNPKYSDFWSQSIKIGQLKVERGEYNGEPYNFVVCGKTVLYPQKTGKLKMEPLALTVSVDVPTNRRDIFGSVFYNTVDKSVTANTRTINVKPLPQENRPANFSGAVGSFDFKVLPSRTVLDATESFETRIEVSGQGNLSLFELPKLTVPNGLEKYEPEHAENVRTDLRGMKGSISDRYTLVPQFKGRYPIPPVSFSYFDLNSESYKTINSEEIIIEVKNGPDSGSLSNTTGTTGNAVNKQQVLQSGKQFRFIKTATNLQSVKRSYFFKSTGFWLALTTPLLAIPLFLFFGKKRQQRLGDVQGNRIRKADKLARKYLSEAKRNLGDQKEFYIAMERALHNYLKAKLRIQTSDMSKDRIQRLLKERNVEDTTTIEFIALLESCEFARYTPSSTTAMQQDYDKASRVISSLDKQL from the coding sequence ATGAATTTATCCAACGTGATAAATATTGATATGTATAGTAAAACAAAAAAAATACTGCTTACGCTAGTTGGTATATTTTTATGTGTACTATCTACACTTGCACAAGTTACTTTTGAAGCAAATGTGAGTAAAAAGAAACTGGGGGTAAATGAGCGTTTACGGGTAGACTTTGAAATGAATAAAGACGGCGACAACTTTTCACCACCCAGGTTTTTAGGATTTGAGGTAGTTGGTGGCCCGAATCAATCCATTAGCAATTCCTGGATCAACGGAAAGCGTTCGTATAAAAAAACCTTTAGTTATTTTTTAACGCCTACCCGTAAAGGAAGATTTACCATTGGTCAGGCAACTATTAATATTGATGGCACCACCTACAAAACCATTCCGGTACCAATTACCGTAACCTCTGCGGTAAGCGAACCTAAAGATGGTAATAATTCGGAATATATTGCTAGTGAGAATTTACATCTGGTAGCAGAAGTTTCCAAAAGTAATCCGTACCTTAATGAAGCGATTACGGTAGTCTATAAGTTGTACGTACACCCCAGGATTCGGATTAGTAATTTAAGGGAATTAGATAATCCGAAATACAGTGATTTCTGGAGTCAATCCATTAAAATTGGACAATTAAAGGTAGAGCGTGGAGAATATAACGGCGAACCTTATAATTTTGTGGTGTGTGGTAAAACGGTATTGTACCCGCAAAAAACCGGTAAATTAAAAATGGAACCTTTGGCCCTTACGGTTTCTGTAGATGTACCTACCAATCGAAGGGATATTTTTGGGAGTGTATTTTATAATACGGTGGATAAATCAGTCACGGCAAATACCCGAACCATTAATGTAAAACCCTTACCCCAAGAAAATCGTCCCGCTAATTTTTCCGGAGCCGTGGGTTCTTTTGACTTTAAGGTCTTACCTAGCCGAACCGTACTAGATGCTACCGAATCTTTTGAGACCAGAATAGAAGTCTCAGGACAAGGAAATTTAAGTCTTTTTGAATTACCAAAGCTTACCGTGCCTAACGGATTAGAAAAATACGAACCGGAACATGCTGAAAATGTACGTACAGACCTACGTGGTATGAAAGGAAGTATTTCTGACCGGTATACGCTGGTACCTCAGTTTAAAGGTCGGTATCCGATTCCGCCGGTATCTTTTTCCTATTTTGACTTAAATTCAGAATCATATAAAACTATAAATTCCGAAGAAATTATCATCGAAGTAAAAAACGGACCGGATAGTGGAAGTTTGTCAAATACTACGGGTACAACTGGTAATGCGGTAAATAAACAACAGGTATTACAATCCGGAAAGCAATTTCGGTTTATTAAAACCGCTACTAATTTACAATCGGTTAAGCGAAGCTATTTCTTTAAATCCACTGGTTTTTGGTTGGCATTAACGACTCCTTTGTTAGCGATACCTTTGTTTTTGTTCTTTGGTAAAAAACGACAACAACGTCTAGGCGACGTACAAGGTAACCGCATACGTAAAGCGGATAAATTAGCCAGGAAGTATTTATCAGAAGCCAAACGTAACCTGGGCGATCAAAAAGAATTTTACATTGCCATGGAGCGGGCCTTACATAATTATTTAAAAGCCAAACTGCGTATACAAACCAGTGATATGAGTAAAGACCGTATTCAGCGCTTATTAAAAGAGCGGAACGTAGAAGATACTACTACCATTGAGTTTATCGCATTATTAGAAAGCTGTGAATTTGCCCGGTATACGCCTTCATCTACCACGGCCATGCAGCAAGATTATGACAAGGCTTCACGTGTAATTTCATCATTAGATAAACAATTGTAA